A window from Phaenicophaeus curvirostris isolate KB17595 chromosome 13, BPBGC_Pcur_1.0, whole genome shotgun sequence encodes these proteins:
- the SHROOM4 gene encoding protein Shroom4 isoform X3 yields MERAGGRPGDPQLVHVQLQGGAPWGFTLRGGLEHGEPLIVSKVEDGGKAALSRRLQPGDELVNISGTPLYGSRQEALILIKGSYRTLKMIVRRRSVPVLRPHSWHVAKLAESRPDVLAMHCPADAFSLSWPSGCDVSTDQSSSIGSMESLDQPGQAYYEGDPSPVDQGTYHSKRDSAYSSFSASSIASDCTLSLRAEEAASADSALQGPCKPLDGRYLTTGAELPASQHPEAWRAPVPPQPPIRRDSLRAAPAVGGDRCRASVSRDILHVKGRWISDTFLCQRDREAEAVSGRTLVPYPMKDHFSADQYYMLSSHPDQCPAEPFLGENMEPRERPYPGGGVHQVPDATAVCDDLLLSPLKGHAPHRHSAPEQLLASQLHSLQVGTGSEQALPAPDGHRWTLSPLQSEGSQPGTKGPAQDCPLSTEPCCHLPPCRCCPELPRACGQDGQGASTACGTEGPVEESQGGGRRAGGPPHRSAQMRRRSDRFATSLRNEIQRRKAQLQKSRGPGTSLPGEEPVEEAEEPALPAEGSHASAERLSPMPSEDGRNPGRHGARGIPTPDPLPKRPPSPERAVPMSRGHWRWSPEHKLQLQCSPSPRELEGYSQGPVARSSPPRGSDEAVLLPFADRRRFFEESSRPAPPRHGKPSAGDPSAFQPPGPEHRDVRRLSVDQTYGPPSPSRPGSAGSYAECCQEQPPCYKPLGRLRELEYRRGFSYPYGVPPHPEPCHYCGVGDRCLPPPPRGHVCRCHPQPWKHCPDCCCPAPRPGREESDSWPPRRAFALQEFPLDEWEPPAITRKTSQSISELSRHQLGFPRLGPFCPCFESAEQEWPSCYRTTSTHDLSWDGDRLARSPESPPGPLHRPLRGRAFSESHLNLEPASPRSRNPKDLLHAKPDPASGHKKKGPPPPRPPPPNWEKYRQRRMSQRLLDDSGHGSAFTSVLVLPHSIAEAVRERSQSLTVGQGTQSRGLTARPPAPPGAWPRPEPTGSLRRTPEPDMGSAEMCRTAGAGEQRPKAKHPWEMEEQPQKLIRNQERGWASPRSVGKCPLLLHGGSGPNIPEAPKPSPGAAEDVSCPGGHPQPHRVDSEELLWGVVGRDHSLASILAPSAPLGATSDAVGELLVTGERQAWRERFQQDWHLEALAQDRQGFEPISPPPTSTASSTSYPVYYSAGAGKAELLSKVKELPEVVEGSLEHDEEEEEVDHELVEKKLQLIESLSRKLAVLREAQRGLQEDISANVALGEDVAARLQDLCTPGEFDKYRLFVGDLDKVVNLLLSLSGRLARVESALGSLGPHAAAEDKMALREKQRLLAAQLEDAKELKEHVGRREEVVGAMVARYLPTEHLQDYQHFIKMKSALITEQRELDEKIKLGQEQLRCLRESLGEAPKGC; encoded by the exons ATGGAGCGGGCGGGGGGCCGGCCCGGCGACCCCCAGTTGGTGCACGTGCAGCTGCAGGGGGGCGCGCCCTGGGGCTTCACGCTGCGGGGCGGGCTGGAGCACGGCGAGCCGCTCATCGTCTCCAAG GTGGAGGACGGGGGCAAGGCTGCACTGTCCCGCCGGTTGCAGCCGGGGGATGAGCTAGTGAACATCAGCGGGACACCACTGTACGGGTCCCGCCAGGAGGCCCTGATCCTCATCAAGGGCTCCTACCGCACCCTGAAGATGATCGTCCGCAG GAGGAGCGTGCCCGTCCTCCGGCCCCATTCCTGGCATGTGGCCAAGCTCGCCGAGAGCCGCCCCGACGTCCTCGCCATGCACTGCCCTGCAGACGCCTTCAGCCTCTCCTGGCCCTCAGGCTGTGACGTCAG CACCGACCAGAGCAGCTCCATCGGGAGCATGGAGAGCCTGGACCAGCCCGGCCAGGCCTACTATGAAGGAGACCCCTCACCCGTTGACCAGGGCACGTACCACAGCAAGCGAGACTCGGCCTACAGCTCCTTCTCCGCCAGCTCCATTGCCTCCGACTGCACCCTCTCCCTCCGCGCCGAGGAGGCTGCCTCTGCCGACTCTGCCCTCCAGGGCCCCTGCAAGCCCCTTGACGGGCGCTACCTGACCACGGGGGCTGAGCTGCCTGCCAGCCAGCACCCCGAAGCCTGGCGGGCacctgtgcccccccagcctcccATCAGGAGGGACAGCCTGCGGGCAGCCCCGGCTGTTGGAGGGGACAGGTGCCGAGCGTCGGTCTCGAGGGACATACTACACGTTAAAGGCCGGTGGATCTCCGACACCTTCCTCTGCCAGCGAGACAGGGAGGCGGAGGCAGTGAGTGGGAGGACACTGGTGCCGTACCCTATGAAGGACCATTTCTCTGCTGACCAGTATTACATGTTGAGCTCCCACCCGGACCAGTGCCCGGCCGAACCATTCCTAGGGGAGAACATGGAGCCTCGCGAGCGGCCATACCCAGGTGGTGGTGTGCACCAAGTACCAGATGCCACAGCGGTGTGTGACGACCTGCTGCTCTCCCCACTCAAGGGCCACGCGCCACACCGGCACAGCGCTCCTGAGCAGCTGCTGGCCTCCCAACTTCACTCCCTCCAGGTGGGCACTGGCAGCGAGCAAGCCTTACCGGCCCCTGATGGGCACCGCTGGACCCTCTCCCCACTGCAGTCAGAGGGCAGCCAGCCGGGGACCAAGGGGCCTGCCCAGGACTGCCCACTCTCTACAGAGCCGTGCTGCCACCTGCCACCCTGCCGCTGCTGCCCTGAGCTGCCACGAGCCTGCGGGCAGGACGGGCAGGGGGCCAGCACAGCATGCGGCACCGAGGGGCCGGTGGAGGAGAGCCAAGGGGGAGGCCGTCGGGCAGGGGGCCCTCCCCACCGCTCAGCTCAGATGCGCCGTCGCAGCGACCGTTTTGCCACCAGCCTGCGCAATGAGATCCAGCGGCGCAAAGCCCAGCTGCAGAAGAGCCGGGGTCCTGGCACCTCGCTGCCTGGTGAGGAGCCggtggaggaggcagaggaacCTGCCCTCCCAGCGGAGGGATCCCACGCCTCGGCTGAGCGGCTCAGCCCCATGCCAAGTGAGGATGGCAGGAACCCTGGCCGCCACGGGGCCCGGGGCATCCCCACCCCTGACCCGCTGCCCAAAAGGCCTCCATCTCCCGAGCGGGCAGTGCCCATGAGCCGGGGCCATTGGCGCTGGTCCCCAGAGCAcaagctgcagctgcagtgttCGCCCAGCCCTCGCGAGCTGGAGGGCTACAGCCAGGGTCCAGTGGCCCGCAGCTCCCCACCACGGGGCAGCGATGAGGCTGTCCTCCTGCCCTTCGCCGACCGCCGACGGTTCTTTGAGGAGAGCAGCCGTCCGGCACCACCCCGGCATGGCAAGCCCTCAGCAGGTGATCCCAGTGCCTTCCAGCcccctggccctgaacaccgtGATGTCCGCCGCCTCTCCGTGGACCAGACCTACGGCCCCCCATCACCCAGCCGCCCCGGCTCTGCTGGCTCCTATGCCGAGTGCTGCCAGGAGCAGCCCCCCTGCTACAAGCCActggggaggctgagggagctggaataCCGCAGGGGCTTCTCCTACCCCTACGGGGTTCCCCCTCACCCTGAGCCCTGCCACTACTGCGGAGTGGGGGACCGCTGCCTCCCACCGCCGCCCCGAGGCCACGTCTGCCGctgccacccccagccctggaaGCACTGTCCGGactgctgctgcccagccccCCGTCCCGGGCGGGAGGAGAGCGACTCCTGGCCCCCTCGGAGAGCTTTCGCCCTG cAGGAATTTCCTTTAGATGAGTGGGAACCACCAGCAATAACGAGGAAAACCAGCCAGTCCATCAG tGAGCTCTCCCGCCACCAGCTGGGCTTCCCGAGGCTCGGCCCCTTCTGCCCCTGCTTTGAGAGCGCTGAGCAGGAGTGGCCATCCTGCTACCGGACCACATCCACGCATGACCTCTCTTGGGATGGTGACCGCCTGGCTCGCTCCCctgagagccccccagggcctctGCACCGCCCGCTGCGGGGAAGAGCCTTCTCCGAGAGCCACCTCAACCTGGAGCCTGCCAGCCCCCGGAGCCGCAACCCGAAGGACCTTCTCCATGCCAAACCAGACCCTGCCAGTGGCCACAAAAAGAAGGGTCCCCCACCTCCCCGCCCGCCTCCCCCGAACTGGGAGAAGTACAGACAGCGCCGGATGTCCCAGCGCCTGCTGGATGACTCTGGGCATGGCTCTGCCTTCACCAGTGTCCTAGTGCTGCCCCACAGCATTGCTGAGGCTGTGCGTGAACGGTCGCAGAGCCTCACTGTGGGACAGGGGACCCAGTCCCGGGGGCTCACCGCTcgcccccctgccccaccaggCGCATGGCCCCGACCCGAGCCCACTGGATCACTCCGCAGGACACCTGAGCCCGATATGGGCAGTGCTGAGATGTGCAG GACGGCGGGGGCCGGGGAGCAGCGGCCAAAGGCAAAGCACCCCTGGGAGATGGAAGAGCAGCCCCAAAAGCTCATCCGGAACCAGGAGCGGGGCTGGGCCAGCCCGCGCAGTGTGGGCAAGTGCCCCCTGCTCCTGCATGGTGGCTCTGGCCCCAACATCCCAGAGGCACCCAAGCCTAGCCCTGGAGCAGCAGAGGATGTGAGCTGCCCTGGGGGGCATCCTCAGCCTCACCGTGTGGACTctgaggagctgctgtgggGCGTGGTGGGCAGGGACCACTCCCTGGCCAGCATCTTGGCCCCCTCGGCGCCCCTTGGTGCTACCAGTGATGCAGTGGGTGAGCTGCTGGTGACAGGGGAACGGCAGGCCTGGCGGGAACGTTTCCAGCAGGACTGGCACctggaggccctggcacaggacAG GCAGGGCTTCGAGCCCATCTCGCCACCCCCGACAAGCACGGCCAGCTCCACCTCATACCCGGTGTATTACAGTGCGGGTGCAGGCAAAGCCGAGCTGCTCAGCAAGGTGAAGGAGCTGCCAGAGGTGGTGGAGGGGAGCTTGGAGCATGacgaagaggaggaggaggtggaccATGAGCTGGTGGAGAAGAAG CTGCAGCTGATCGAGAGCCTGAGCCGCAAGCTGGCGGTGCTGCGGGAGGCGCAgcgggggctgcaggaggacatCAGTGCTAACGTGGCACTTGGTGAGGATGTGGCTGCCCGCCTGCAAGACCTCTGCACCCCGGGGGAGTTTGACAAATACCGCCTCTTCGTGGGTGACCTGGACAAGGTGGTCAAcctcctgctctccctctcGGGGCGCCTGGCCCGAGTGGAgagtgccctgggcagcctggggccACACGCTGCTGCTGAGGACAAG ATGGCCCTGCGGGAGAAGCAGCGGCTGCTGGCAGCGCAACTGGAGGATGCCAAGGAGCTGAAGGAGCACGTGGGGCGGCgggaggaggtggtgggtgcCATGGTGGCGCGGTACTTGCCCACTGAGCATCTCCAGGACTACCAGCACTTCATCAAGATGAAGTCAGCCCTCATCACCGAGCAGCGGGAGCTGGATGAGAAGATCAAACTGGGCCAAGAGCAGCTCAGGTGCCTCCGGGAGAGCCTCGGCGAGGCCCCTAAGGGCTGCTAG
- the SHROOM4 gene encoding protein Shroom4 isoform X4, which yields MERAGGRPGDPQLVHVQLQGGAPWGFTLRGGLEHGEPLIVSKVEDGGKAALSRRLQPGDELVNISGTPLYGSRQEALILIKGSYRTLKMIVRRRSVPVLRPHSWHVAKLAESRPDVLAMHCPADAFSLSWPSGCDVSTDQSSSIGSMESLDQPGQAYYEGDPSPVDQGTYHSKRDSAYSSFSASSIASDCTLSLRAEEAASADSALQGPCKPLDGRYLTTGAELPASQHPEAWRAPVPPQPPIRRDSLRAAPAVGGDRCRASVSRDILHVKGRWISDTFLCQRDREAEAVSGRTLVPYPMKDHFSADQYYMLSSHPDQCPAEPFLGENMEPRERPYPGGGVHQVPDATAVCDDLLLSPLKGHAPHRHSAPEQLLASQLHSLQVGTGSEQALPAPDGHRWTLSPLQSEGSQPGTKGPAQDCPLSTEPCCHLPPCRCCPELPRACGQDGQGASTACGTEGPVEESQGGGRRAGGPPHRSAQMRRRSDRFATSLRNEIQRRKAQLQKSRGPGTSLPGEEPVEEAEEPALPAEGSHASAERLSPMPSEDGRNPGRHGARGIPTPDPLPKRPPSPERAVPMSRGHWRWSPEHKLQLQCSPSPRELEGYSQGPVARSSPPRGSDEAVLLPFADRRRFFEESSRPAPPRHGKPSAGDPSAFQPPGPEHRDVRRLSVDQTYGPPSPSRPGSAGSYAECCQEQPPCYKPLGRLRELEYRRGFSYPYGVPPHPEPCHYCGVGDRCLPPPPRGHVCRCHPQPWKHCPDCCCPAPRPGREESDSWPPRRAFALEFPLDEWEPPAITRKTSQSISELSRHQLGFPRLGPFCPCFESAEQEWPSCYRTTSTHDLSWDGDRLARSPESPPGPLHRPLRGRAFSESHLNLEPASPRSRNPKDLLHAKPDPASGHKKKGPPPPRPPPPNWEKYRQRRMSQRLLDDSGHGSAFTSVLVLPHSIAEAVRERSQSLTVGQGTQSRGLTARPPAPPGAWPRPEPTGSLRRTPEPDMGSAEMCRTAGAGEQRPKAKHPWEMEEQPQKLIRNQERGWASPRSVGKCPLLLHGGSGPNIPEAPKPSPGAAEDVSCPGGHPQPHRVDSEELLWGVVGRDHSLASILAPSAPLGATSDAVGELLVTGERQAWRERFQQDWHLEALAQDRQGFEPISPPPTSTASSTSYPVYYSAGAGKAELLSKVKELPEVVEGSLEHDEEEEEVDHELVEKKLQLIESLSRKLAVLREAQRGLQEDISANVALGEDVAARLQDLCTPGEFDKYRLFVGDLDKVVNLLLSLSGRLARVESALGSLGPHAAAEDKMALREKQRLLAAQLEDAKELKEHVGRREEVVGAMVARYLPTEHLQDYQHFIKMKSALITEQRELDEKIKLGQEQLRCLRESLGEAPKGC from the exons ATGGAGCGGGCGGGGGGCCGGCCCGGCGACCCCCAGTTGGTGCACGTGCAGCTGCAGGGGGGCGCGCCCTGGGGCTTCACGCTGCGGGGCGGGCTGGAGCACGGCGAGCCGCTCATCGTCTCCAAG GTGGAGGACGGGGGCAAGGCTGCACTGTCCCGCCGGTTGCAGCCGGGGGATGAGCTAGTGAACATCAGCGGGACACCACTGTACGGGTCCCGCCAGGAGGCCCTGATCCTCATCAAGGGCTCCTACCGCACCCTGAAGATGATCGTCCGCAG GAGGAGCGTGCCCGTCCTCCGGCCCCATTCCTGGCATGTGGCCAAGCTCGCCGAGAGCCGCCCCGACGTCCTCGCCATGCACTGCCCTGCAGACGCCTTCAGCCTCTCCTGGCCCTCAGGCTGTGACGTCAG CACCGACCAGAGCAGCTCCATCGGGAGCATGGAGAGCCTGGACCAGCCCGGCCAGGCCTACTATGAAGGAGACCCCTCACCCGTTGACCAGGGCACGTACCACAGCAAGCGAGACTCGGCCTACAGCTCCTTCTCCGCCAGCTCCATTGCCTCCGACTGCACCCTCTCCCTCCGCGCCGAGGAGGCTGCCTCTGCCGACTCTGCCCTCCAGGGCCCCTGCAAGCCCCTTGACGGGCGCTACCTGACCACGGGGGCTGAGCTGCCTGCCAGCCAGCACCCCGAAGCCTGGCGGGCacctgtgcccccccagcctcccATCAGGAGGGACAGCCTGCGGGCAGCCCCGGCTGTTGGAGGGGACAGGTGCCGAGCGTCGGTCTCGAGGGACATACTACACGTTAAAGGCCGGTGGATCTCCGACACCTTCCTCTGCCAGCGAGACAGGGAGGCGGAGGCAGTGAGTGGGAGGACACTGGTGCCGTACCCTATGAAGGACCATTTCTCTGCTGACCAGTATTACATGTTGAGCTCCCACCCGGACCAGTGCCCGGCCGAACCATTCCTAGGGGAGAACATGGAGCCTCGCGAGCGGCCATACCCAGGTGGTGGTGTGCACCAAGTACCAGATGCCACAGCGGTGTGTGACGACCTGCTGCTCTCCCCACTCAAGGGCCACGCGCCACACCGGCACAGCGCTCCTGAGCAGCTGCTGGCCTCCCAACTTCACTCCCTCCAGGTGGGCACTGGCAGCGAGCAAGCCTTACCGGCCCCTGATGGGCACCGCTGGACCCTCTCCCCACTGCAGTCAGAGGGCAGCCAGCCGGGGACCAAGGGGCCTGCCCAGGACTGCCCACTCTCTACAGAGCCGTGCTGCCACCTGCCACCCTGCCGCTGCTGCCCTGAGCTGCCACGAGCCTGCGGGCAGGACGGGCAGGGGGCCAGCACAGCATGCGGCACCGAGGGGCCGGTGGAGGAGAGCCAAGGGGGAGGCCGTCGGGCAGGGGGCCCTCCCCACCGCTCAGCTCAGATGCGCCGTCGCAGCGACCGTTTTGCCACCAGCCTGCGCAATGAGATCCAGCGGCGCAAAGCCCAGCTGCAGAAGAGCCGGGGTCCTGGCACCTCGCTGCCTGGTGAGGAGCCggtggaggaggcagaggaacCTGCCCTCCCAGCGGAGGGATCCCACGCCTCGGCTGAGCGGCTCAGCCCCATGCCAAGTGAGGATGGCAGGAACCCTGGCCGCCACGGGGCCCGGGGCATCCCCACCCCTGACCCGCTGCCCAAAAGGCCTCCATCTCCCGAGCGGGCAGTGCCCATGAGCCGGGGCCATTGGCGCTGGTCCCCAGAGCAcaagctgcagctgcagtgttCGCCCAGCCCTCGCGAGCTGGAGGGCTACAGCCAGGGTCCAGTGGCCCGCAGCTCCCCACCACGGGGCAGCGATGAGGCTGTCCTCCTGCCCTTCGCCGACCGCCGACGGTTCTTTGAGGAGAGCAGCCGTCCGGCACCACCCCGGCATGGCAAGCCCTCAGCAGGTGATCCCAGTGCCTTCCAGCcccctggccctgaacaccgtGATGTCCGCCGCCTCTCCGTGGACCAGACCTACGGCCCCCCATCACCCAGCCGCCCCGGCTCTGCTGGCTCCTATGCCGAGTGCTGCCAGGAGCAGCCCCCCTGCTACAAGCCActggggaggctgagggagctggaataCCGCAGGGGCTTCTCCTACCCCTACGGGGTTCCCCCTCACCCTGAGCCCTGCCACTACTGCGGAGTGGGGGACCGCTGCCTCCCACCGCCGCCCCGAGGCCACGTCTGCCGctgccacccccagccctggaaGCACTGTCCGGactgctgctgcccagccccCCGTCCCGGGCGGGAGGAGAGCGACTCCTGGCCCCCTCGGAGAGCTTTCGCCCTG GAATTTCCTTTAGATGAGTGGGAACCACCAGCAATAACGAGGAAAACCAGCCAGTCCATCAG tGAGCTCTCCCGCCACCAGCTGGGCTTCCCGAGGCTCGGCCCCTTCTGCCCCTGCTTTGAGAGCGCTGAGCAGGAGTGGCCATCCTGCTACCGGACCACATCCACGCATGACCTCTCTTGGGATGGTGACCGCCTGGCTCGCTCCCctgagagccccccagggcctctGCACCGCCCGCTGCGGGGAAGAGCCTTCTCCGAGAGCCACCTCAACCTGGAGCCTGCCAGCCCCCGGAGCCGCAACCCGAAGGACCTTCTCCATGCCAAACCAGACCCTGCCAGTGGCCACAAAAAGAAGGGTCCCCCACCTCCCCGCCCGCCTCCCCCGAACTGGGAGAAGTACAGACAGCGCCGGATGTCCCAGCGCCTGCTGGATGACTCTGGGCATGGCTCTGCCTTCACCAGTGTCCTAGTGCTGCCCCACAGCATTGCTGAGGCTGTGCGTGAACGGTCGCAGAGCCTCACTGTGGGACAGGGGACCCAGTCCCGGGGGCTCACCGCTcgcccccctgccccaccaggCGCATGGCCCCGACCCGAGCCCACTGGATCACTCCGCAGGACACCTGAGCCCGATATGGGCAGTGCTGAGATGTGCAG GACGGCGGGGGCCGGGGAGCAGCGGCCAAAGGCAAAGCACCCCTGGGAGATGGAAGAGCAGCCCCAAAAGCTCATCCGGAACCAGGAGCGGGGCTGGGCCAGCCCGCGCAGTGTGGGCAAGTGCCCCCTGCTCCTGCATGGTGGCTCTGGCCCCAACATCCCAGAGGCACCCAAGCCTAGCCCTGGAGCAGCAGAGGATGTGAGCTGCCCTGGGGGGCATCCTCAGCCTCACCGTGTGGACTctgaggagctgctgtgggGCGTGGTGGGCAGGGACCACTCCCTGGCCAGCATCTTGGCCCCCTCGGCGCCCCTTGGTGCTACCAGTGATGCAGTGGGTGAGCTGCTGGTGACAGGGGAACGGCAGGCCTGGCGGGAACGTTTCCAGCAGGACTGGCACctggaggccctggcacaggacAG GCAGGGCTTCGAGCCCATCTCGCCACCCCCGACAAGCACGGCCAGCTCCACCTCATACCCGGTGTATTACAGTGCGGGTGCAGGCAAAGCCGAGCTGCTCAGCAAGGTGAAGGAGCTGCCAGAGGTGGTGGAGGGGAGCTTGGAGCATGacgaagaggaggaggaggtggaccATGAGCTGGTGGAGAAGAAG CTGCAGCTGATCGAGAGCCTGAGCCGCAAGCTGGCGGTGCTGCGGGAGGCGCAgcgggggctgcaggaggacatCAGTGCTAACGTGGCACTTGGTGAGGATGTGGCTGCCCGCCTGCAAGACCTCTGCACCCCGGGGGAGTTTGACAAATACCGCCTCTTCGTGGGTGACCTGGACAAGGTGGTCAAcctcctgctctccctctcGGGGCGCCTGGCCCGAGTGGAgagtgccctgggcagcctggggccACACGCTGCTGCTGAGGACAAG ATGGCCCTGCGGGAGAAGCAGCGGCTGCTGGCAGCGCAACTGGAGGATGCCAAGGAGCTGAAGGAGCACGTGGGGCGGCgggaggaggtggtgggtgcCATGGTGGCGCGGTACTTGCCCACTGAGCATCTCCAGGACTACCAGCACTTCATCAAGATGAAGTCAGCCCTCATCACCGAGCAGCGGGAGCTGGATGAGAAGATCAAACTGGGCCAAGAGCAGCTCAGGTGCCTCCGGGAGAGCCTCGGCGAGGCCCCTAAGGGCTGCTAG